The sequence AACTGCTGAAACGGATTCGACCGAGTTCTATTTCACACATGATGACAGCAACCTGTATATAGCCGCCAGGTGCTTTGACAGGGAGATGTCGGAGTTGACCGCAACCGCCACAGGTCACGATGCCATGCTGTTCGGTGATGATTGTATCGGGTTGTTTATCGAGCCCCGGTTTGATTCCGACACCGCTTACCAGATCTATTTCAATCCGCTCAATACCGCATTCGACCAGAAGCTCAGTATGGGCGAGGACGGCTGGATGGATTACGATCGAAATTGGGACGGTAAATATGATATCGGTGTTCATCGGGATAGTGACTTCTGGTCGATCGAGGTGAGAATACCGGTCGATCAGTTTGGTGCAAAAATTGAAAGCGGTCAGAACTGGCGGATCAATTTCCGTCGCAAACAACCCCGCCTGAAAACTTCAGCCGACTGGCAGACGCCGATCGATTATAATCCCGATTCCTACGGTCTCCTGTTGATCAGGTGACGATTGTGCGATAATGAAAACCGCCTCAGATACGAGGCGGTTTTTTATTTGAACAGGTTATGAGTTCAGCTTTTGCGTCTGCGAACAATACCGGCGCCGGTGGCCAGACCGATTCCAAGCAGGATCAGCGTGCCCGGTTCGGGTACTGCTGAAACACCCAGGACCATGTCGTTGTGGTCATAATCGGGACCCGCCCCGGAATCATCGACATAAATCAAATAATCGTAATTACCGACTGTCGAGAAATCCTCATGGTCGGTATCGAAATCATAGGAATACCCGAGACCGCGGTAGGCCCTGACATCGTAAACATAGAAGTACTGGTAGTCGTTGTCGCCTGTTCCTGTTGTGTACTGTTTGTGTGAATACAGGATCGGATCGCCATTGGGGCGGTCCAGATCAGCCCACATATACAGGCCAAATTCGGTTCCTGCAGAAATAGAGGTGGTGGCATCAACAACGGGTGAAGCCGAACCGGGGAAGATAATCGTCGGGTCGTTCGGGTCGGTATAGAAACCAAAATTATTCTTGGCGTGCCAGCCGGCAAACTCAGCCATCAGAGTCCATGTCTGTTGCCCGTGATCGAAACTCATAACGACATTATCATCAGCATCACGAAGAGGATCCATAAGTGTGCCGTTGATGGTCAGAGAGGGCAGAGCATAGACCTGAGAGACAGCCAGAAGTAAGAAAGCAACTAAAGTAATAATGATTTTACCCTTCATACACAGCTCT comes from Candidatus Zixiibacteriota bacterium and encodes:
- a CDS encoding PEP-CTERM sorting domain-containing protein, which translates into the protein MKGKIIITLVAFLLLAVSQVYALPSLTINGTLMDPLRDADDNVVMSFDHGQQTWTLMAEFAGWHAKNNFGFYTDPNDPTIIFPGSASPVVDATTSISAGTEFGLYMWADLDRPNGDPILYSHKQYTTGTGDNDYQYFYVYDVRAYRGLGYSYDFDTDHEDFSTVGNYDYLIYVDDSGAGPDYDHNDMVLGVSAVPEPGTLILLGIGLATGAGIVRRRKS